CCATAAGCCATATTACCATGAGTAAGTGTTGGCCCATCTTCAACAACAAGAACTCTTTTTCCTTTTATCAATTCATAATTTTCTATAAATATAGGAGATGCAGCTTCAACAACTTTTGATTTTGGATTTAATTCATAAATTCTATTTCTTAAAACTTGAACATTCTCAAATGGAGAAGTATCAACTTTATTTATTACAATAACATCTGCAGATAAAAAATTTACTTCTCCAGGATGATATGTTACCTCATGTCCTAATCTTAATGGATCAGCAACAACAATTTTTAAATCTGATTTGTAAAATGGAAAATCATTGTTTCCTCCATCCCATACAAGGACATCACCATCCATCTCAGCCTGCCTAAGAATCTCAACATAATCGATGCCGGAATAAACTATGACTCCCGAGACTATGTGTGGCTCATATTCTTCTCTTTCTTCGATTGTACAATTTTCTTTTGTTAAATCATCAAGAGTCTCAAATCTCTGAACCTTTTGTCTTTCAAGGTCCCCATATGGCATAGGATGTCTTATAACTACTGGTTTTAAACCCATATCCTTAACTATACTTACAACCCTTCTTGTTGTTTGACTTTTACCACTTCCTGTTCTAACAGCACAAATTGAAATAACTGGCTTTTTGCTTTCTATTTGAGTATGTTTAGGACCCAATAATAAAAAGTTTGCACCATTTGCTAAAGCGATTGATGCTCTATGCATAACATATTCATGTGATACATCTGAATATGAGAAAACAACATAATCAACATTAAATTTTCTAATTATTTCAGGTAGTTCTTCTTCAGGATAAATTGGTATACCATTTGGATACAATTTTCCAGCAAGAGAAGATGGATATTTTCTATTTTCAATATTTGGAATTTGAGTTGCTGTAAAAGCAACAACTTCATACTCATCATTATCTTTGAAAAATGTATTAAAATTGTGAAAATCTCTTCCTGCTGCACCCATTATTACTACTCTTTTTCTCATTATCACCTCCTGAAGTAAGTCGAAAATTAGCCAACTTATATACTATCTTATTTAAATATAATTTGCAACTGATAATTATAAATTACAATTATTTTTCTTTTCTTGTTCTTAATTCTTTCATTTTGTACATTTTTGTATCTGCAAGACTTAAAAGTTTGTCAAGACTATCTGCATCATCTGGATATGTTGCTATACCAAAACTAAATCCAATTGGAATTTCTTCTGGGTAAAATGTTTCAAGAGTAAAAAGTTTATATAGTCTTTCGATTATCTCTTCACTTTTTCTTTTATCAACATCATGTAATACAATACAAAATTCATCACCCCCATATCTTGCTACTAAATCATCTTTTCTTAAATTATTATGAAACCAAACTGCAATTTTCTTTAAAATCTCATCTCCTGTTTTGTGTCCTAATATATCATCAATTAATTTAAAGTTATCAAGATCTAAAAAAACTATAGAAAAGTGTTTATTTTGACTTATTAATTTTTCAACATATTCAATAAAAAATTTTCTATTATAAATTTCTGTTAGTGGGTCTTTATATGACATTTCTGCTAGTTTTTCTTTTTCAGTTCGAAGTTCGCTTTCTCTATTTGCTATTTTTTCTACCATTTTTTTAAAACTTTTTGCCAGACTACCTATTTCATCATTTCTTTCGAAATTAAGTTTAATATCATATTTTCCTTCTGCTATTTTTTTTGCAAGTAATTCAAATCTAATAAGAGGTTTTAATATATTATATACAACTAATAGATTTATAATAAATGCTGCAATAAATGTTAAGATGGTTGCTATTAATACACCATAATAAATTGAATTCATGATTTTACTTGGTATATCATCAAATTTATGAATATGAAATTCAGCAATTTTTTCTCCATTGTTATTGTATATTGGCATAAAAACACAAATATAGTTATCAATATATTGATATGGTTTCTTTTCTTCTTCTAAAGTAAATTTTTTTAAATTAGGATCTGTTGAAATTATATAATTTTTTGTTATAAGTTGGATATCCATATCTAACAAATTTTTAAAATTATTTAAAATTTTTTCATTTATTAAGTATCCAAAAGTTAAATAGGCATTATAAAAAATATCCCCATTATTATCAAAAACTCCAGATGTTGCAAAAAGCACTAATCCTCTATTTGTTAAATAAAAACCACTTTTAGATTTCTTTTCATCTTTTAATATAAAATCTTCATAATTTATATTATCAACAAAAGAATTTATAATTACTTCACCATTTCTTTTCACAAGAAGAACAAAATCAAATCCAAATTGTTTTTCGACCCATGGATAAATATTTTCTTCAATCCACTTTTTATCATTTTTTAATACAGCCATCTCTCCAACTT
Above is a genomic segment from Caldisericia bacterium containing:
- a CDS encoding GTPase, with the translated sequence MRKRVVIMGAAGRDFHNFNTFFKDNDEYEVVAFTATQIPNIENRKYPSSLAGKLYPNGIPIYPEEELPEIIRKFNVDYVVFSYSDVSHEYVMHRASIALANGANFLLLGPKHTQIESKKPVISICAVRTGSGKSQTTRRVVSIVKDMGLKPVVIRHPMPYGDLERQKVQRFETLDDLTKENCTIEEREEYEPHIVSGVIVYSGIDYVEILRQAEMDGDVLVWDGGNNDFPFYKSDLKIVVADPLRLGHEVTYHPGEVNFLSADVIVINKVDTSPFENVQVLRNRIYELNPKSKVVEAASPIFIENYELIKGKRVLVVEDGPTLTHGNMAYG
- a CDS encoding diguanylate cyclase encodes the protein MTIKNKLLILTSIIILVSILGVILFIYLITKVHIDKNIEVRAELYKQTFNSLLEIEKSKLEVTLKDYTNWGEVGEMAVLKNDKKWIEENIYPWVEKQFGFDFVLLVKRNGEVIINSFVDNINYEDFILKDEKKSKSGFYLTNRGLVLFATSGVFDNNGDIFYNAYLTFGYLINEKILNNFKNLLDMDIQLITKNYIISTDPNLKKFTLEEEKKPYQYIDNYICVFMPIYNNNGEKIAEFHIHKFDDIPSKIMNSIYYGVLIATILTFIAAFIINLLVVYNILKPLIRFELLAKKIAEGKYDIKLNFERNDEIGSLAKSFKKMVEKIANRESELRTEKEKLAEMSYKDPLTEIYNRKFFIEYVEKLISQNKHFSIVFLDLDNFKLIDDILGHKTGDEILKKIAVWFHNNLRKDDLVARYGGDEFCIVLHDVDKRKSEEIIERLYKLFTLETFYPEEIPIGFSFGIATYPDDADSLDKLLSLADTKMYKMKELRTRKEK